In one Hippocampus zosterae strain Florida chromosome 10, ASM2543408v3, whole genome shotgun sequence genomic region, the following are encoded:
- the LOC127609213 gene encoding inositol-tetrakisphosphate 1-kinase-like isoform X2, with amino-acid sequence MSRCRVGFCLSDKKRRRMNLDGFAEFCADHGVEVVEIDFTQPLEPQGPFDVIVHKLSDVIVEAQHEKQSKQLLVDFQTHNGHDIKGKYLEHSTAKQMNWKESYVSAHSRIVLLDPLAAMTQILDRFTSYRIMSKLHNSLRDWRICSPPYLEVQSASDMPSVQQKVMTQNLSFPLICKTRVAHGSLSHEMSLIFSEGCLSEIQPPCVLQNFVNHGAVLHKVFVVGERHFCVERPSLKNFPTGQCERPSSLTVSKYPNQSQVLISQLWMSKYLACLLPARRLLPHWSKSYAFSWACPCLEWMSSSIHRHTPSLSLISTFFQVMRVCPSFSLLCSASLSQCWTNKLLLLALLTK; translated from the exons ATGTCACGCTGCAGAGTGGGCTTCTGTCTCAGTGATAAGAAACGCCGGAGGATGAATCTGGATGGCTTTGCGGAGTTCTGTGC GGACCATGGAGTGGAGGTGGTGGAG aTTGATTTTACTCAGCCACTTGAGCCCCAAGGACCTTTCGATGTCATAGTTCATAAGCTGTCCGATGTCATCGTAGAGGCGCAGcatgaaaaacaatcaaagcagCTCCTGGTCGACTTCCAG ACACATAATGGCCACGATATTAAAGGCAAGTATTTGGAACATTCCACAGCTAAACAGATGAACTGGAAAGAG AGCTACGTGTCAGCACACAGCAGGATAGTTCTTCTGGATCCCCTGGCTGCCATGACCCAAATTCTAGACCGCTTTACCTCTTACCGGATCATGAGCAAGCTGCACAATTCACTCCGAG ACTGGCGCATTTGCAGTCCTCCATACCTAGAGGTCCAGAGTGCAAGCGATATGCCTTCCGTTCAGCAGAAAGTGATGACTCAGAACTTGAGCTTCCCTCTCA TTTGTAAAACGAGAGTAGCCCACGGTTCTCTTTCCCATGAG ATGTCGCTGATCTTCAGTGAGGGATGTCTGTCGGAGATCCAGCCTCCATGCGTTCTTCAGAACTTTGTCAACCACGGAGCCGTGCTGCACAAGGTGTTTGTAGTCGGAGAAAGACACTTCTGCGTGGAGAGGCCCTCACTCAAGAACTTCCCCACTGGGCAatgtg AAAGACCATCTTCTTTAACAGTCAGCAAGTATCCAAACCAGAGTCAAGTTCTGATCTCACAGCT ATGGATGAGCAAATACCTTGCCTGCCTCCTCCCAGCACGGAGGCTGTTGCCGCATTGGTCCAAGAGCTACGCGTTCAGTTGGGCATGTCCCTGTTTGGAGTGGATGTCATCATCAATACACAGACATACACCCTCACTGTCATTGATATCAACGTTTTTCCAG GTTATGAGGGTGTGCCCCAGTTTTTCTCTTCTCTGCTCAGCCTCATTGAGTCAGTGTTGGACAAACAAGCTTCTTCTGCTGGCTCTCCTGACCAAATGA
- the LOC127609213 gene encoding inositol-tetrakisphosphate 1-kinase-like isoform X3 produces MSRCRVGFCLSDKKRRRMNLDGFAEFCADHGVEVVEIDFTQPLEPQGPFDVIVHKLSDVIVEAQHEKQSKQLLVDFQSYVSAHSRIVLLDPLAAMTQILDRFTSYRIMSKLHNSLRDWRICSPPYLEVQSASDMPSVQQKVMTQNLSFPLICKTRVAHGSLSHEMSLIFSEGCLSEIQPPCVLQNFVNHGAVLHKVFVVGERHFCVERPSLKNFPTGQCDRKTIFFNSQQVSKPESSSDLTAMDEQIPCLPPPSTEAVAALVQELRVQLGMSLFGVDVIINTQTYTLTVIDINVFPGYEGVPQFFSSLLSLIESVLDKQASSAGSPDQMTKHQGATSTMGRDTM; encoded by the exons ATGTCACGCTGCAGAGTGGGCTTCTGTCTCAGTGATAAGAAACGCCGGAGGATGAATCTGGATGGCTTTGCGGAGTTCTGTGC GGACCATGGAGTGGAGGTGGTGGAG aTTGATTTTACTCAGCCACTTGAGCCCCAAGGACCTTTCGATGTCATAGTTCATAAGCTGTCCGATGTCATCGTAGAGGCGCAGcatgaaaaacaatcaaagcagCTCCTGGTCGACTTCCAG AGCTACGTGTCAGCACACAGCAGGATAGTTCTTCTGGATCCCCTGGCTGCCATGACCCAAATTCTAGACCGCTTTACCTCTTACCGGATCATGAGCAAGCTGCACAATTCACTCCGAG ACTGGCGCATTTGCAGTCCTCCATACCTAGAGGTCCAGAGTGCAAGCGATATGCCTTCCGTTCAGCAGAAAGTGATGACTCAGAACTTGAGCTTCCCTCTCA TTTGTAAAACGAGAGTAGCCCACGGTTCTCTTTCCCATGAG ATGTCGCTGATCTTCAGTGAGGGATGTCTGTCGGAGATCCAGCCTCCATGCGTTCTTCAGAACTTTGTCAACCACGGAGCCGTGCTGCACAAGGTGTTTGTAGTCGGAGAAAGACACTTCTGCGTGGAGAGGCCCTCACTCAAGAACTTCCCCACTGGGCAatgtg ACAGAAAGACCATCTTCTTTAACAGTCAGCAAGTATCCAAACCAGAGTCAAGTTCTGATCTCACAGCT ATGGATGAGCAAATACCTTGCCTGCCTCCTCCCAGCACGGAGGCTGTTGCCGCATTGGTCCAAGAGCTACGCGTTCAGTTGGGCATGTCCCTGTTTGGAGTGGATGTCATCATCAATACACAGACATACACCCTCACTGTCATTGATATCAACGTTTTTCCAG GTTATGAGGGTGTGCCCCAGTTTTTCTCTTCTCTGCTCAGCCTCATTGAGTCAGTGTTGGACAAACAAGCTTCTTCTGCTGGCTCTCCTGACCAAATGACCAAACACCAAGGGGCAACTTCCACTATGGGAAGAGACACGATGTAA
- the LOC127609213 gene encoding inositol-tetrakisphosphate 1-kinase-like isoform X4, with protein sequence MSRCRVGFCLSDKKRRRMNLDGFAEFCADHGVEVVEIDFTQPLEPQGPFDVIVHKLSDVIVEAQHEKQSKQLLVDFQTHNGHDIKGKYLEHSTAKQMNWKESYVSAHSRIVLLDPLAAMTQILDRFTSYRIMSKLHNSLRDWRICSPPYLEVQSASDMPSVQQKVMTQNLSFPLICKTRVAHGSLSHEMSLIFSEGCLSEIQPPCVLQNFVNHGAVLHKVFVVGERHFCVERPSLKNFPTGQCDRKTIFFNSQQVSKPESSSDLTAMDEQIPCLPPPSTEAVAALVQELRVQLGMSLFGVDVIINTQTYTLTVIDINVFPASLSQCWTNKLLLLALLTK encoded by the exons ATGTCACGCTGCAGAGTGGGCTTCTGTCTCAGTGATAAGAAACGCCGGAGGATGAATCTGGATGGCTTTGCGGAGTTCTGTGC GGACCATGGAGTGGAGGTGGTGGAG aTTGATTTTACTCAGCCACTTGAGCCCCAAGGACCTTTCGATGTCATAGTTCATAAGCTGTCCGATGTCATCGTAGAGGCGCAGcatgaaaaacaatcaaagcagCTCCTGGTCGACTTCCAG ACACATAATGGCCACGATATTAAAGGCAAGTATTTGGAACATTCCACAGCTAAACAGATGAACTGGAAAGAG AGCTACGTGTCAGCACACAGCAGGATAGTTCTTCTGGATCCCCTGGCTGCCATGACCCAAATTCTAGACCGCTTTACCTCTTACCGGATCATGAGCAAGCTGCACAATTCACTCCGAG ACTGGCGCATTTGCAGTCCTCCATACCTAGAGGTCCAGAGTGCAAGCGATATGCCTTCCGTTCAGCAGAAAGTGATGACTCAGAACTTGAGCTTCCCTCTCA TTTGTAAAACGAGAGTAGCCCACGGTTCTCTTTCCCATGAG ATGTCGCTGATCTTCAGTGAGGGATGTCTGTCGGAGATCCAGCCTCCATGCGTTCTTCAGAACTTTGTCAACCACGGAGCCGTGCTGCACAAGGTGTTTGTAGTCGGAGAAAGACACTTCTGCGTGGAGAGGCCCTCACTCAAGAACTTCCCCACTGGGCAatgtg ACAGAAAGACCATCTTCTTTAACAGTCAGCAAGTATCCAAACCAGAGTCAAGTTCTGATCTCACAGCT ATGGATGAGCAAATACCTTGCCTGCCTCCTCCCAGCACGGAGGCTGTTGCCGCATTGGTCCAAGAGCTACGCGTTCAGTTGGGCATGTCCCTGTTTGGAGTGGATGTCATCATCAATACACAGACATACACCCTCACTGTCATTGATATCAACGTTTTTCCAG CCTCATTGAGTCAGTGTTGGACAAACAAGCTTCTTCTGCTGGCTCTCCTGACCAAATGA
- the LOC127609213 gene encoding inositol-tetrakisphosphate 1-kinase-like isoform X6, translated as MSRCRVGFCLSDKKRRRMNLDGFAEFCADHGVEVVEIDFTQPLEPQGPFDVIVHKLSDVIVEAQHEKQSKQLLVDFQTHNGHDIKGKYLEHSTAKQMNWKESYVSAHSRIVLLDPLAAMTQILDRFTSYRIMSKLHNSLRDWRICSPPYLEVQSASDMPSVQQKVMTQNLSFPLICKTRVAHGSLSHEMSLIFSEGCLSEIQPPCVLQNFVNHGAVLHKVFVVGERHFCVERPSLKNFPTGQCERPSSLTVSKYPNQSQVLISQLWMSKYLACLLPARRLLPHWSKSYAFSWACPCLEWMSSSIHRHTPSLSLISTFFQPH; from the exons ATGTCACGCTGCAGAGTGGGCTTCTGTCTCAGTGATAAGAAACGCCGGAGGATGAATCTGGATGGCTTTGCGGAGTTCTGTGC GGACCATGGAGTGGAGGTGGTGGAG aTTGATTTTACTCAGCCACTTGAGCCCCAAGGACCTTTCGATGTCATAGTTCATAAGCTGTCCGATGTCATCGTAGAGGCGCAGcatgaaaaacaatcaaagcagCTCCTGGTCGACTTCCAG ACACATAATGGCCACGATATTAAAGGCAAGTATTTGGAACATTCCACAGCTAAACAGATGAACTGGAAAGAG AGCTACGTGTCAGCACACAGCAGGATAGTTCTTCTGGATCCCCTGGCTGCCATGACCCAAATTCTAGACCGCTTTACCTCTTACCGGATCATGAGCAAGCTGCACAATTCACTCCGAG ACTGGCGCATTTGCAGTCCTCCATACCTAGAGGTCCAGAGTGCAAGCGATATGCCTTCCGTTCAGCAGAAAGTGATGACTCAGAACTTGAGCTTCCCTCTCA TTTGTAAAACGAGAGTAGCCCACGGTTCTCTTTCCCATGAG ATGTCGCTGATCTTCAGTGAGGGATGTCTGTCGGAGATCCAGCCTCCATGCGTTCTTCAGAACTTTGTCAACCACGGAGCCGTGCTGCACAAGGTGTTTGTAGTCGGAGAAAGACACTTCTGCGTGGAGAGGCCCTCACTCAAGAACTTCCCCACTGGGCAatgtg AAAGACCATCTTCTTTAACAGTCAGCAAGTATCCAAACCAGAGTCAAGTTCTGATCTCACAGCT ATGGATGAGCAAATACCTTGCCTGCCTCCTCCCAGCACGGAGGCTGTTGCCGCATTGGTCCAAGAGCTACGCGTTCAGTTGGGCATGTCCCTGTTTGGAGTGGATGTCATCATCAATACACAGACATACACCCTCACTGTCATTGATATCAACGTTTTTCCAG CCTCATTGA
- the LOC127609213 gene encoding inositol-tetrakisphosphate 1-kinase-like isoform X7 — MCNRASSVILHYQTHNGHDIKGKYLEHSTAKQMNWKESYVSAHSRIVLLDPLAAMTQILDRFTSYRIMSKLHNSLRDWRICSPPYLEVQSASDMPSVQQKVMTQNLSFPLICKTRVAHGSLSHEMSLIFSEGCLSEIQPPCVLQNFVNHGAVLHKVFVVGERHFCVERPSLKNFPTGQCDRKTIFFNSQQVSKPESSSDLTAMDEQIPCLPPPSTEAVAALVQELRVQLGMSLFGVDVIINTQTYTLTVIDINVFPGYEGVPQFFSSLLSLIESVLDKQASSAGSPDQMTKHQGATSTMGRDTM; from the exons ATGTGCAATAGAGCCTCGTCGGTCATTCTGCATTACCAGACACATAATGGCCACGATATTAAAGGCAAGTATTTGGAACATTCCACAGCTAAACAGATGAACTGGAAAGAG AGCTACGTGTCAGCACACAGCAGGATAGTTCTTCTGGATCCCCTGGCTGCCATGACCCAAATTCTAGACCGCTTTACCTCTTACCGGATCATGAGCAAGCTGCACAATTCACTCCGAG ACTGGCGCATTTGCAGTCCTCCATACCTAGAGGTCCAGAGTGCAAGCGATATGCCTTCCGTTCAGCAGAAAGTGATGACTCAGAACTTGAGCTTCCCTCTCA TTTGTAAAACGAGAGTAGCCCACGGTTCTCTTTCCCATGAG ATGTCGCTGATCTTCAGTGAGGGATGTCTGTCGGAGATCCAGCCTCCATGCGTTCTTCAGAACTTTGTCAACCACGGAGCCGTGCTGCACAAGGTGTTTGTAGTCGGAGAAAGACACTTCTGCGTGGAGAGGCCCTCACTCAAGAACTTCCCCACTGGGCAatgtg ACAGAAAGACCATCTTCTTTAACAGTCAGCAAGTATCCAAACCAGAGTCAAGTTCTGATCTCACAGCT ATGGATGAGCAAATACCTTGCCTGCCTCCTCCCAGCACGGAGGCTGTTGCCGCATTGGTCCAAGAGCTACGCGTTCAGTTGGGCATGTCCCTGTTTGGAGTGGATGTCATCATCAATACACAGACATACACCCTCACTGTCATTGATATCAACGTTTTTCCAG GTTATGAGGGTGTGCCCCAGTTTTTCTCTTCTCTGCTCAGCCTCATTGAGTCAGTGTTGGACAAACAAGCTTCTTCTGCTGGCTCTCCTGACCAAATGACCAAACACCAAGGGGCAACTTCCACTATGGGAAGAGACACGATGTAA
- the LOC127609213 gene encoding inositol-tetrakisphosphate 1-kinase-like isoform X1, with protein sequence MSRCRVGFCLSDKKRRRMNLDGFAEFCADHGVEVVEIDFTQPLEPQGPFDVIVHKLSDVIVEAQHEKQSKQLLVDFQTHNGHDIKGKYLEHSTAKQMNWKESYVSAHSRIVLLDPLAAMTQILDRFTSYRIMSKLHNSLRDWRICSPPYLEVQSASDMPSVQQKVMTQNLSFPLICKTRVAHGSLSHEMSLIFSEGCLSEIQPPCVLQNFVNHGAVLHKVFVVGERHFCVERPSLKNFPTGQCDRKTIFFNSQQVSKPESSSDLTAMDEQIPCLPPPSTEAVAALVQELRVQLGMSLFGVDVIINTQTYTLTVIDINVFPGYEGVPQFFSSLLSLIESVLDKQASSAGSPDQMTKHQGATSTMGRDTM encoded by the exons ATGTCACGCTGCAGAGTGGGCTTCTGTCTCAGTGATAAGAAACGCCGGAGGATGAATCTGGATGGCTTTGCGGAGTTCTGTGC GGACCATGGAGTGGAGGTGGTGGAG aTTGATTTTACTCAGCCACTTGAGCCCCAAGGACCTTTCGATGTCATAGTTCATAAGCTGTCCGATGTCATCGTAGAGGCGCAGcatgaaaaacaatcaaagcagCTCCTGGTCGACTTCCAG ACACATAATGGCCACGATATTAAAGGCAAGTATTTGGAACATTCCACAGCTAAACAGATGAACTGGAAAGAG AGCTACGTGTCAGCACACAGCAGGATAGTTCTTCTGGATCCCCTGGCTGCCATGACCCAAATTCTAGACCGCTTTACCTCTTACCGGATCATGAGCAAGCTGCACAATTCACTCCGAG ACTGGCGCATTTGCAGTCCTCCATACCTAGAGGTCCAGAGTGCAAGCGATATGCCTTCCGTTCAGCAGAAAGTGATGACTCAGAACTTGAGCTTCCCTCTCA TTTGTAAAACGAGAGTAGCCCACGGTTCTCTTTCCCATGAG ATGTCGCTGATCTTCAGTGAGGGATGTCTGTCGGAGATCCAGCCTCCATGCGTTCTTCAGAACTTTGTCAACCACGGAGCCGTGCTGCACAAGGTGTTTGTAGTCGGAGAAAGACACTTCTGCGTGGAGAGGCCCTCACTCAAGAACTTCCCCACTGGGCAatgtg ACAGAAAGACCATCTTCTTTAACAGTCAGCAAGTATCCAAACCAGAGTCAAGTTCTGATCTCACAGCT ATGGATGAGCAAATACCTTGCCTGCCTCCTCCCAGCACGGAGGCTGTTGCCGCATTGGTCCAAGAGCTACGCGTTCAGTTGGGCATGTCCCTGTTTGGAGTGGATGTCATCATCAATACACAGACATACACCCTCACTGTCATTGATATCAACGTTTTTCCAG GTTATGAGGGTGTGCCCCAGTTTTTCTCTTCTCTGCTCAGCCTCATTGAGTCAGTGTTGGACAAACAAGCTTCTTCTGCTGGCTCTCCTGACCAAATGACCAAACACCAAGGGGCAACTTCCACTATGGGAAGAGACACGATGTAA
- the LOC127609213 gene encoding inositol-tetrakisphosphate 1-kinase-like isoform X5 yields MALRSSIDFTQPLEPQGPFDVIVHKLSDVIVEAQHEKQSKQLLVDFQTHNGHDIKGKYLEHSTAKQMNWKESYVSAHSRIVLLDPLAAMTQILDRFTSYRIMSKLHNSLRDWRICSPPYLEVQSASDMPSVQQKVMTQNLSFPLICKTRVAHGSLSHEMSLIFSEGCLSEIQPPCVLQNFVNHGAVLHKVFVVGERHFCVERPSLKNFPTGQCDRKTIFFNSQQVSKPESSSDLTAMDEQIPCLPPPSTEAVAALVQELRVQLGMSLFGVDVIINTQTYTLTVIDINVFPGYEGVPQFFSSLLSLIESVLDKQASSAGSPDQMTKHQGATSTMGRDTM; encoded by the exons ATGGCTTTGCGGAGTTCT aTTGATTTTACTCAGCCACTTGAGCCCCAAGGACCTTTCGATGTCATAGTTCATAAGCTGTCCGATGTCATCGTAGAGGCGCAGcatgaaaaacaatcaaagcagCTCCTGGTCGACTTCCAG ACACATAATGGCCACGATATTAAAGGCAAGTATTTGGAACATTCCACAGCTAAACAGATGAACTGGAAAGAG AGCTACGTGTCAGCACACAGCAGGATAGTTCTTCTGGATCCCCTGGCTGCCATGACCCAAATTCTAGACCGCTTTACCTCTTACCGGATCATGAGCAAGCTGCACAATTCACTCCGAG ACTGGCGCATTTGCAGTCCTCCATACCTAGAGGTCCAGAGTGCAAGCGATATGCCTTCCGTTCAGCAGAAAGTGATGACTCAGAACTTGAGCTTCCCTCTCA TTTGTAAAACGAGAGTAGCCCACGGTTCTCTTTCCCATGAG ATGTCGCTGATCTTCAGTGAGGGATGTCTGTCGGAGATCCAGCCTCCATGCGTTCTTCAGAACTTTGTCAACCACGGAGCCGTGCTGCACAAGGTGTTTGTAGTCGGAGAAAGACACTTCTGCGTGGAGAGGCCCTCACTCAAGAACTTCCCCACTGGGCAatgtg ACAGAAAGACCATCTTCTTTAACAGTCAGCAAGTATCCAAACCAGAGTCAAGTTCTGATCTCACAGCT ATGGATGAGCAAATACCTTGCCTGCCTCCTCCCAGCACGGAGGCTGTTGCCGCATTGGTCCAAGAGCTACGCGTTCAGTTGGGCATGTCCCTGTTTGGAGTGGATGTCATCATCAATACACAGACATACACCCTCACTGTCATTGATATCAACGTTTTTCCAG GTTATGAGGGTGTGCCCCAGTTTTTCTCTTCTCTGCTCAGCCTCATTGAGTCAGTGTTGGACAAACAAGCTTCTTCTGCTGGCTCTCCTGACCAAATGACCAAACACCAAGGGGCAACTTCCACTATGGGAAGAGACACGATGTAA